The DNA region ATCATCATTCGCAACAATCTCTTACCCAAAATTTCGGTGGTGGAAAAATCAGGCTATGGCATTCAGAATATCCAAAAAAATTATATGCTGCTTAAAATTGCAGATGGCATTCATTTTGAGGAAACGGACAGGCAATTTGAAGTAAAACTAAAACTAATCAGCGATGAATGTATTAATCATAGAGGATGAGCAGCCGACGGCAGCATTACTCAAAGAAATAGTGGAAACAGAACTTGATTTTCTCGTGGTGAAAATACTGGATTCCATCGTTGATGCGGTGTCTTACCTTGCTCGGCACCAGCAAAATATGGATGTGATATTTATGGACATCCAATTGACGGACGGTTATAGTTTTGAAATATTTAAAAATGTAGACATCTATGTTCCGGTGATTTTCTGCACGGCTTATGATGATTTTACCCTGAAAGCCATTCAGAACAACGGTATCGACTACATCCTGAAACCCTTTGAGGATGCTGCGATTATCCATTCGCTGCACAAATACAAAAAAATGGTGGATGGTATCCGCAGCAAAAACGCACTACAGTTCCAACTCCCTCAAACTGGAAAAACACAATACCAACAAAGCTTTCTGGTACAACAAAGAGAAAAAAGTGTGGTTATTCCCAACGATCAAATTGCCCATTTTTCTTTGGAAATGGAAACAGTTTATTTATATACTTTCAAAAGTGAACGCTTCCCTGTTTATAAAAATATGGATTATATCGAATCCGCAATTGATCCCAAATTATATTTCCGTATCAACCGGCAAATGATTGTCCATCGAAACAACGTGTTGTCTATAGAGCCTTTTTTCAACAGAAAGGTTTTCTTGCATTTACACATTCAGTCCAATGAAAAACCAATCGTCAGTCGACTAAAAGTAACAGCATTCAAGGATTGGGTGGAAATGGGATAAAATAATCAACCAAAAAACAAACTTATATGAATTATGAAAATTTAAAACTTGATAAAAAAGATCCAAAAGTTGTAAAGGCATATGCTGTAGAAAAAGAGCTTTTCGATTTTTATGGAATTATCAATAAAGATCATTTCGTAACGCTACCAACTCTTAATTTGAAAGTTAGAATTTCAGAATTTGGCGAGGGGAAACCAATCGTTATTGTACCCGGAAATACAGGTGATGTTTTTGTACAGACTTCATTGATAGCGGCATTAAAGGGAAGAAAAATATTCGCCATCAATCGACCTGGCGGTGGTTTGAGTGAAGGTATGGATCATAATTTAGTAGACATCAGGCAGTTTGCCTTTGAATCATTGGACTACATATTGAACGCATTAAATTTGACAAATGTGGATGTCGTTGCTCATTCCATGGGAGCACATTGGAGTACTTTATTGGCAATGGAAAAATCAGGTCGAGTAAAACGTTTGGTATTGTTGGGAAATCCTGGCAATATAATGGGTGGTAAACCACCATTGCCTATTCGATTATTAGCAATACCAATATTTAGCAACATAGTCATGAAATTAATGCTTCCTCAAAAACCTAAAAGTACTTTACGAGTGCTCACTATAATGGGGCATAGCAAGGAGTTTGTAAATACATTGCCGAACCAACTTAGAAACGCCTATTTTGCTTTCGATCATTTGCCACATTACAAGATTTCTTTCGCAAGTTTATTGCAAAATATGATACCTCCAATAGTCGAGACGGAATTGAAAAAATTACATCAACCAACCGCGTTGATTTTAGGAACAAACGACAATTTTTTATCACAGGAAAATGGGAGGAAAATTGTGGCTGTTATTCCCAACGGAACCTTTTATTCCATTGAGAATTCAGGGCATTTGCCATGGTTAGAAAATCTTCAAAAAGTTGCTGATATCATCTTGAATTTTTTAGCATAAAGGATGTAATTCACCCCTCAATAAAGTCATTTCGCCGGTCTGAGCATTGTTTAAAAATGCGGCTTGTTGCAATTTTGTCTTGAAAATTTCAACGATCATTTTTAAAACTTAAAACAATGCAACAGTTCAGATTCAATGCTACAAAATGGCTCGCGCTAACATTATCTAGCGCATTACTTGTATCCTCCTGCAAAAAAAGTGATAACGCAACTGATAATTCCGTTGCAATAACAGACGAAGAAACCGTAGCTGCCATTACGGATGCCACAACCAGTGGAGGCTTGACAGATCAAGTCTCTATGATGGGGGTGATTGTAGTGCCCAGTAAGGCTAGCATTTCCTGTGGCGAAAGCAAAGACACTACTATTGCAACCTCTGGCACAAGAACAAATGTGAGTTATAATTATAGTTTGGCATTGTCTAGAACTATTAAATGTACCAACTACATACCATCTACTTTGACTTTAACTTATATCGGCGCCAACAGTTATTCTTCTACTAAAATGTCATCATCCGATAGTGCCAATGGTTCTTTGATCGTAACTCAGTTGCAACCGACTTATTCCAGTTATATTTTCAATGGTTCTTATGAAAGAAAAGGTACGCAACAGTCCAATGTCAATCTTCAAAGGGCTATTACCTCTGACATACAATTTACGATTACATCCTTAACGGTTGATAAAACAACTAATACAATTTTGTCTGGAGTCGCAAGCGTTTCCTTTGTTGGAAGCACATCGGGAGGTTCATCTTCTACTCGTGGTGCTACGCTAACATTTAACGGAAATGGTCAAGCTACTCTTGTATTAGACAATGGCAATTCCTATTCCATCACTTTTTAAATGAATCATTATGAAAATTAAAATCTTAATGTTTGCCTTCCTACTGATGGCAATATTTACAAAATCAGAAGCACAAAGCATCTCTGAATTTAGGAAATTGAATATTCCTACAAAAAGCAATAGGTTGACTGATAGCATTCATATAATGCTTAGTTTGAATGATAAACAGACGCAACAAATGCATCAAATCATTACGGATGGCTTGACAGAAATCCAGCCAATTGTACACTCAGATAAAAGTAGATATTCCAAATGGAGAATGCTTAAAGGTATTCGTAACAAATATCAGAGCCAAGTAAAGACTATTCTGACAAAAGATCAATGGGCAAAATGGGAAACCGAAAAGAAAGCTTTGATTGCCTACTATAAAGAGCAAATTGGAAATATTCCATTAAGGACTTCATTCAGTAATTAAATATTAAACTATAAGAATCATGCATAAAATTCGCATATTGGTTTTAGGTGTTCTGTTCTTAACCACATCAGCAGTGCTCCATGCGCAAACAGATTCCACCGCTAAAGTGATGACAGACAACTTGAACTCAAAAGTACAATTTTCCAAAGATCAATATAATCAAGTGTTGCAGGCCAATCAAGATTTTCTGACTGCTATGCAGAAATTAAGAACAGACGAGGGAAGCCGACTTTCAAAATTCAAATCCTTGAAATCCTTGGATGAAAACAGAGACGCAAAAATGAAACAAATCTTGTCTGACGACCAATACAAACTATATCTCAAAAACAAAGAAGATAAACGTAAACAAATGAAATCGCTTAAAGATTCTAAATAACCTAAAAAAATAATGAATATGAAAAAGATAATCCTTTTTGCAAGTGTGGCAATCATTGCTTTTTGCCTTCAATCTCAAATTGTTTCTGCTCAGACATTGAACAGCACCAATCAAGCAAACCGTGCAGCACGTAGACAAGGTAATGTTGCTACCCGCAAAACAACCGATTCTACCGTGCACAAAAATCAAGTGAGCACCTATCAATCTAATAGTACTACACGTAAAGATGCTTATGCTGATAGTGCTATTGCCAATGGTGACGGAAAGGCATTGTACCAGCAAAACTCTGCCAACAGAAAAGCAACCTTGCAAACCAATGGAGCGGTAAAAAAAGATGCCATACAATCCAATTCCCAAAGTAGAAGAACCACAGCCCAACAAAATCGAGCCAATAGACAAAATCCATAGTTATACATCCTAAATAACATACTAACTGTATTTCGAAAAAGCGGTTAGTATGTTTTAAAATAACAGAAATGAAAAAAAATATTTGCAGACTGATTTTGTTATCTGCCATTCTTTTTGGTACAAATAGTCACGCACAGTTCCTCAATAATATCAAAGAGAAAATACAGAATAAATTGACAAATATTAATCCAACAAAACATGCCACAGTGGCGAAGGATTCGATTTTGTCAAATCCTAATGCTACAGAGGTATTTTCGGTATCTGGGAACCGTATTTTATTTAAAGATGATTTTTCCAATGACAAAGTAGGATCTATGCCAAAACATTGGAAATCTAATATTGGAGGCTCGGTAATAGTTTTACCTAATCAAGAAAACAAATGGTTCTTGTTGGAACCTTCTGCATCTTATAGGTTAGACAGTGTGTTTAATTTGCCCAACAAATTTGCATTGGAGTTTGATCTGTATTGCAATACAACGGATATTGGATTTATAAAAAATCTGGATATGGGTTTTACTCCCGACAATAGTGCACAATCTTATCAATATGCGGTTAGCAGTAATGTGAACGGTTTTGTAGAATTTGCAACATCTTCCAACCAAGCACTATTAGTCAATAAACAGACAGAGAGCAATGGACGTATTCCATTTAAATTTGACAATTATACCAATTCCAAAATACACTTATCTTTATTAGTGGAAGGCAAAAACATAAAAGTATTTTGGGATGGAAAGAAATTATTTGATAAAGAAGATTTTTTCCAACTGATAGGTAACAGACATTTTTTCATCAGCACAGATCCCAATATGAAAGAGAATGCACAACTATGTATTGGTAATTTTTTAATCACTGGATTTGAATAATCCATTTTAGGTAATATGTTTCGTATATTGAATAAAAAAATAGTTTTTTACTATGCCATTTTGTTGACGGCAATCGTCAATCTACCTAGACTTCTGGTCAATAACCAGCATTTTACGGAGAGCAGAATGCTTCCCTTTGACTGGGCAGAATGGTTCTGCAGCATTTTACTTAGTTTTTTGTACGTGCTAATTGTGTTTTATCTGAGTGATAAAAAATTGTTTGTTTTTTATAGTAACAAAGCTAGAAAAGAGACATTACGCATCGTAGTTGTGAATGTTGGATTGTGGTTGCTCTTTGTTTTTATTGGGGCAATTATTAGTAGGCTATTTATACATAGTAAGATGTTTCCGATGAATGGATATGTATTGAGATTTACAGCTTTACTATTGTTAAGTATCATCGCATTAAGGATTATGGCGATTAATTATCAAACACAGGAAAAAGAAAAGGAAATCCAAGCGTTGCGCCTCGTCAATACACAGAAAGATTTGTCCTTATTGAAATCTCAGCTTAGCCCTCACTTTCTTTTCAATGCATTTAGTAGTTTGTCTGGTGTTATTTATGAAAATCCTGAAAAAGCACAAAAATATGTAGTACAGTTATCCCAATATTTTCGTTATTCATTAGAAAATAAAAATGAGAATATATCCAATTTGGAAGAAGAATTAAAAGCCGTGGAAAACTATTGTGGTATTTTGCAAATGCGTTTAGAAGATGGTTTTCAATACAAAATTCATATAGACAAAACACAACTATATAAAGCTCATTTGCCACATATAAGCCTTCAGCCATTGATAGAAAACGCAGTAAAGCATAATATTGCCACGGCAAATAATCCTTTATTGGTGGATATTTTTGATGAAGGAAACTGTCTAATTGTAAAAAATAATATGCAAAAGAAACCTTTCCCTGAATCGGGCACAGGCACAGGACTTTCCAATCTGGCGGAACGCTACCAACTATTGTTTAAAAAGGAAATTGAGGTTTCAAATGATGGCAACTATTTCACTATAAAATTACCTTTAGTTTAGAGATGATGCACGTTTTAATTATAGAAGACGAACCCGCTACTGCTAGGTTACTACAATCCATGCTGGCTCAAATAGAATCTATGCATTTTTATAGTGTGTTGGATAGTGTGACGGCTGCTATTGATTGGTTTAATACGAATGATAATCCGTTGGATTTGGTATTTATGGACATCCGTCTTTCTGATGGATTGTCCCTGGAGATTTTTTCAAAAGCAAATATTACAGTACCTGTTATTTTTGTCACGGCTTATGAGGAATACACGTTGTCTGCATTTAAAACGACGGGCATCGACTATATACTAAAGCCTTTTGACAAAGAGGAACTGCTAAAAGCTGTTAGTAAATACAAACAATTATTTCAGAATACAAAACCTGAAGTGTCCAATCAACTAATTGATATTGATTTTTTAAGAAAGTCACTACAGTCATATAAACAGGCATTTTTGGTGTCTTTTAGAAATAAATTGCTTCCATTGTCTGTTAAAAGTATTGCCTACATTACAACAGTGAATGAAGTCAGTATTGCCTACGTTTCAAAGGATAAAAAATATGTGTTAGACAACACGCTAGAAGAGTTGGCGAATTTGTTGGATCCCAAAGATTTCTTCCGTGCCAATCGCCAATTTTTAATCAACAAAACATTTGTGCAGGATTTAGATTATTATTTCAATGGTCGAATGGTTGTTAATCTTACTATACCCACCACTGAAAAAATCATTGTCAGCAAAGCCAAAGTCCCTGAATTGAAAAAATGGATGGGGTTGTAGTTTTGAATTTCAATTAAACTATTTCTCTAAATAAAATAAATGTATTCACCAACCAAGATCCCTTTAAAATACAGATAAGCATTACCGTTCTTAATCCAAGAATATGTCTAAAATTTTATATATAATTTACTTTCGAAAAATATCCTCCATTTCTTTTACAGCATTAATTCTTTTGGATTTGACATAAGACATAAAGGTTCTTTCAGAGTTGTGACCTGTGATGGCCATTATAGTTTGTATATTGATACCTCTTTTATACATATTTGTTGCAAAACTCCTTCTAGCTGTATGTGTTGTAACAAGACTATAAAAAGGTTCAGTCATGGAAACTTTTCGTCCTCCTTTAGTGATTGAGTAAGCAACATTATCGGTAAAACCTGCCATCTTTACGATATCCTTAATCCTTCGATTAACTTGCCATTCGGTGAGGGCATTGGGTAACAAACCTCCATATTTGATAATAGTTTTCTTTACTATCGGATGTAGTGGAATATCGATAAATTCAGAGGTCTTTTCACTTCTGATGGAAATTATATTACCATGAATATGGCTCTTAGTTATTTCCAACAAGTTGCCGACTCTCAAACCAAGCCAACAGGATGCAACAAACAGATCTCGAATGACTTCATCATTTGGATTATTTTCTAAATTGAGAACACTCAAGGTTTTTATCTGATCCTCTGACAGATAAACAGAGAAGCTTTCCTCTGTAGTTTTTTTGAACCGCTTGCTTTTGAACTTGAAATTTGAGTGCAGTTCTCTTTCTTCCGCCTCTGCCATAAAAAATTTGATATGTTTTACTTCTTTACCTATTGTATTAACAGAATACTCTTTTTCTATTTGACAATAAGAAACATAGGCATTATAAAAATCCATATCAATACTTTCAAAATGTACAGGTCTTTTATAACTGTTCTTTTGAAAGGATTTCAGATTTTTGAGGGTTGTAAGGTATTGTGCTAATGTACCAGATGTGCGGTTGAGTGTCGGAATTAATTTTTCCATGAATTGTACAAGACTACCACCTTCAGACAAATCGATTCGGACTTTTTCAGCGTTATTTATCTCAATTTGCTTTATTTGCTGCTTGAATTTTACAAGTATATCTTGTTCCTGATTCTGTATCAGTTCTGTTAATTTGGAAACTGCACTTGCACCAAAGGATTGTAGATAATTATTAAACTCCATAGTTTCCGCAGAGGTCCCCCTCGCTCGTTGTGCATTCTCATTCCAATTTGTTGGTTTTATGACCTTGCCGGTACTTATGGTAATTCTTTTACCATGACAATACAAATAGAGCATTACTGTTGATCGTCCTTGTTTGTTGAGTTTGTTACTTAGATAAAAACGAGGTTCCATGGCGATAATTTTTTACTTACAATTACTTACAGTTTTTTGAATATTTACTTACAATAAAGATAATCCATTTAAACAAAAAATATTGTAACTATTTGGTAAATAATTAATTGTATTAATATCTATTAAAGTGTATTAAACTCTATTTACGATAAATAAGTCCCAGCGGGATCACAGAAAGCAGTAAAATTAAATTAGACTGGTTTCAATAAAATTAAGAAAGCCGTGTAAATCAATAGATTACACGGCTTTCTTGTTAAATGTCGATAGCCTAGCTAGCTTAAATATTTGAATAATTATCACCTCCAAGGTGAGCAAATCGGTTAGCAACATTTTGTCTAGCTTGTGCTAACCTCTGAAAAGCCGAAATGCTTATCCACATTACGTTTCACAAAGTTAAGACAGTTATAAAAATAGTAATTTTTTTCTGTTTTAGCCACAAAAAAATGTTGGTTATGGCAACTATTACAAATACAATTTTTGGTGCATCTGGACTTTTCAAGTCATTTGCATCCAATACAATAGGCGTTTTACCTTCTTCAGTAGGAATATTAAAAAGTGGAGGAAGCTGGAGGAATTGTGTATTTTCTTTCAACAATATGGCATTAACTATTGAAGGTGCTGCTTCGCGGTGTTGGGATAATGCACCCTCTGAAAGCTTTTTCAAAACATTAAAAGCAGAATTGATGTATCATGAAAACTTCAGAACAAAAAAAGAGGCAGAATCTGCTATCTTTGACTTTATTGAGATTTGGTACAATAGAAAAAGAAAACATACTTTCCTTAATTACCAAACTCCTTGTGAAAAAGAAATGGATTATTTAAAACAATATGCGTAACATTTCTTTTCTTAGACAAATAAATGTCTCCAGCTTTTGGGGTTAAGTCCAAAATAGTATATGGAAATATTAGAAGAGCCAATATTAACAATCCATTTCAAAAGCCGTTAACATGTAATTATGACCCATATACCAATGAATATGAAGTTTAAAATTTTATTTTATACGCTTATTATGTTTATAAGTATAGCAAATGGTCAAGTAATTGATTTACGGACTAATTTTCAGCAAAAAAATGTATCCCACGATTTGAAAGGTAAAAATGATTTTTTACAAATAACTAATGATTCCACCATTAATTATACAAAATTATTAAAGTATTGTTATGAGAAAGAAATGATGCATGATAAGTTGGATTATAATGATATACAGAATTTTAGCATTTTGGGAATGTTTAATGAAATTGAGGCCTTCAACAAAAAGAAATATTTAGAAACAGAAAAAAATCTACATCCCATATTTGAAGATACTGTCCTCCAATCAAATTTAATTTCCTTAGATACTTTAGTTTTGAAAAATAAAGAGGAAAAGGTTATAATTCTAAATGATTGTCATTATAGAATGGAAACAAGAGCATTATTCTTGAGTAAATTAAGATTATTCAAAGAATGCGGTTTTACACATTTAGCGATGGAAGCTTTTAGTGACTTATCAGAAAATGTGCCCGGGTTCAAATTAGGATATTATTTCCAAGAACCAATAATGGCAGAAATCTTTAGAGAAGCGAAAAGGCTCGGTTTTCAATTTGTAGCTTATGATGACTATTCTTCGTTAACTGAAGGGGCAAGGGATTCTTTACAGGCTTTAAATCTCTTCAAAGAAATTCAAAAATTGAAAACTAATGAAAAATTACTTGTCTTTTCCGGCATGTCACATATGGCAGAGGACATTCCTATGAAGCCGGATTTAATGGGTTCAATTTTAAAAACGCAATTTAAAATAAATCCTTTAACTATTGATCTTTTCAGAGGATTAGTAAATGAAGTTAATACAGATATTGTTATTCATACAAAAGGTCTAATAGACAAAGGTGGAATATATGAGCCAGACAAAATGAAAACTAGAATGGGATTTACCTTTATGGATTATTTTTACATATTTCCCTACTATAAAAACTTATACAATAGACCCTATTGGCTCACTTGTGGTGGGTTAAGAAAACATATTGCGCTAAAGTGTATGCAAAAAAAAAAGTGTAATGATTCAAGCTTATTATGCAGACGAAATAGAAAATAATTATGCAATTAATTACATTGCTCCTGCAGATATGGTATATACAATTGATAAAAATGATTTTGCTCATTTTTTCTTAGTACCAAACCATTATTATTCCATTATTTATCGAAATTGTAATAATATGATCATAGGAAAGAAGAAAATATATGTCCCTTAACTCTATATTATTGAGATTTGAACTTAACCCCAAAAGCTGTAGACAGATTTAAAGATTATCAAATTAAATTTGTATTCAATGAAAGCAAGATTATTTACAGAAGAATTTAAGAAAAAATCAGTAGTAGAAGAATTGGACATTCGAGCGGACTTGCTAAGTAAATGGCGCAATAATCCTTTGTATAACGCAGGTTATCTATTGGCGGACAATCCTAAATTAAGTGAAGGACAGTTAAAGATACGTCGTTTAGAAAAAGAACTTAGGGAAATAAAATTGGAAAGTGAAATACTAAAAAAGCACTGGGCATTTCTTCAGAAATGAAGGAAATACTAAGAATTTATAAAATCTAACGAAAAGTATTATTCGGCTATGATGATGTTTAAGGTATTACCTATGAGCACTAGTGCTTATTACAGATGGAGAAAATGCCCAGATAAAAGGCTTCTATCACTAGACCAACAAGTCGTTGATGAATATAAGAAAAGTCATAAAAGATATGGCAGCCCACGGATCAAATTAGAATTAATCAAAAAAGGATTACACAGTACACAAAGCATGAGGCGAAAGGGAAATTACCTTCGGTGCTGCTTCGCGGTGTTGGGATAATGCACCCTCTGAAAGCTTTTTCAAAACATTAAAAGCAGAATTGGTGTATCATGAAAATTTCAGAACAAAAAAAGAGGCAGAATCTGCTATCTTTGACTTTATTGAGATTTGGTACAATAGAAAAAGAAGACATTCTTTCCTTAATTACCAAATTCCTTCCAAAAACGAATTGGATTTTTCTTCAATTACAAATATGCTCAAGTTTATAGTTATGAATGCCAACTCTTTAAATATACAAAAACACTAATTCGATAGAAGGAGGCGTTGCAAGAACATAACCATTGATAGTGACTTGAATTTCCTTACTTAAAATCTTGTACTATTAAAGGTGGGTAAAATGTTCGATTGTTATATAAAGAGGTAATTTGTTTAGAAATTGAATGCGGTAGGTATCTGATTTTATGATCATGAGATTAAATCAATATAAAATAGTAGTATTAATTTGTCTTTTTATAAGTTGTAAATATGAGAAGATAATCCAAAAATGGCCTGATGACTTGCCATATAGTATTAGTGAAAGAGACAAGGTTGGCAAAGAAAGAAAATTTGCAAAACATCTTATACCAGAATATATCCAATTTCCAGTAGCGAAAGGTACAATCTATT from Rhizosphaericola mali includes:
- a CDS encoding sensor histidine kinase; protein product: MFRILNKKIVFYYAILLTAIVNLPRLLVNNQHFTESRMLPFDWAEWFCSILLSFLYVLIVFYLSDKKLFVFYSNKARKETLRIVVVNVGLWLLFVFIGAIISRLFIHSKMFPMNGYVLRFTALLLLSIIALRIMAINYQTQEKEKEIQALRLVNTQKDLSLLKSQLSPHFLFNAFSSLSGVIYENPEKAQKYVVQLSQYFRYSLENKNENISNLEEELKAVENYCGILQMRLEDGFQYKIHIDKTQLYKAHLPHISLQPLIENAVKHNIATANNPLLVDIFDEGNCLIVKNNMQKKPFPESGTGTGLSNLAERYQLLFKKEIEVSNDGNYFTIKLPLV
- a CDS encoding LytR/AlgR family response regulator transcription factor produces the protein MMHVLIIEDEPATARLLQSMLAQIESMHFYSVLDSVTAAIDWFNTNDNPLDLVFMDIRLSDGLSLEIFSKANITVPVIFVTAYEEYTLSAFKTTGIDYILKPFDKEELLKAVSKYKQLFQNTKPEVSNQLIDIDFLRKSLQSYKQAFLVSFRNKLLPLSVKSIAYITTVNEVSIAYVSKDKKYVLDNTLEELANLLDPKDFFRANRQFLINKTFVQDLDYYFNGRMVVNLTIPTTEKIIVSKAKVPELKKWMGL
- a CDS encoding IS3 family transposase; translated protein: MTFGAASRCWDNAPSESFFKTLKAELVYHENFRTKKEAESAIFDFIEIWYNRKRRHSFLNYQIPSKNELDFSSITNMLKFIVMNANSLNIQKH
- a CDS encoding alpha/beta fold hydrolase, which codes for MNYENLKLDKKDPKVVKAYAVEKELFDFYGIINKDHFVTLPTLNLKVRISEFGEGKPIVIVPGNTGDVFVQTSLIAALKGRKIFAINRPGGGLSEGMDHNLVDIRQFAFESLDYILNALNLTNVDVVAHSMGAHWSTLLAMEKSGRVKRLVLLGNPGNIMGGKPPLPIRLLAIPIFSNIVMKLMLPQKPKSTLRVLTIMGHSKEFVNTLPNQLRNAYFAFDHLPHYKISFASLLQNMIPPIVETELKKLHQPTALILGTNDNFLSQENGRKIVAVIPNGTFYSIENSGHLPWLENLQKVADIILNFLA
- a CDS encoding LytR/AlgR family response regulator transcription factor, with translation MNVLIIEDEQPTAALLKEIVETELDFLVVKILDSIVDAVSYLARHQQNMDVIFMDIQLTDGYSFEIFKNVDIYVPVIFCTAYDDFTLKAIQNNGIDYILKPFEDAAIIHSLHKYKKMVDGIRSKNALQFQLPQTGKTQYQQSFLVQQREKSVVIPNDQIAHFSLEMETVYLYTFKSERFPVYKNMDYIESAIDPKLYFRINRQMIVHRNNVLSIEPFFNRKVFLHLHIQSNEKPIVSRLKVTAFKDWVEMG
- a CDS encoding site-specific integrase, encoding MEPRFYLSNKLNKQGRSTVMLYLYCHGKRITISTGKVIKPTNWNENAQRARGTSAETMEFNNYLQSFGASAVSKLTELIQNQEQDILVKFKQQIKQIEINNAEKVRIDLSEGGSLVQFMEKLIPTLNRTSGTLAQYLTTLKNLKSFQKNSYKRPVHFESIDMDFYNAYVSYCQIEKEYSVNTIGKEVKHIKFFMAEAEERELHSNFKFKSKRFKKTTEESFSVYLSEDQIKTLSVLNLENNPNDEVIRDLFVASCWLGLRVGNLLEITKSHIHGNIISIRSEKTSEFIDIPLHPIVKKTIIKYGGLLPNALTEWQVNRRIKDIVKMAGFTDNVAYSITKGGRKVSMTEPFYSLVTTHTARRSFATNMYKRGINIQTIMAITGHNSERTFMSYVKSKRINAVKEMEDIFRK
- a CDS encoding IS3 family transposase; translation: MATITNTIFGASGLFKSFASNTIGVLPSSVGILKSGGSWRNCVFSFNNMALTIEGAASRCWDNAPSESFFKTLKAELMYHENFRTKKEAESAIFDFIEIWYNRKRKHTFLNYQTPCEKEMDYLKQYA